The window GGCCGTTTGGATCTTGAACAGTTTATGCAGAAAAATTATAAGTTCAATGTGAATGTAGAACGGCTTGCTTTTCTTACAGGGCGTAGTCTATCAGCATTTAAAAGAGATTTTAAAAAGATTTTTGATGATACACCCAATCGTTGGTTAGTGAAAAGAAGATTACAGGAAGCTCGTTTTCTTATTGAAGAGAAAAAACTAAGGCCGGGTGATATTTATCTTGATCTCGGTTTTGAAGATTTCTCACACTTTTCTTTTGCTTTCAAAAAAGAGTTTGGAATATCAGCCAAAAGTCTTTAACAGCAGGAAACAGATCTTTACCATTAAAAAACATACAAATAAACAAAAGACTTCATAACTTTGTATATTTGAATTTTACAACTGATTGAGTATGGAGAAAATAGCCCATTCTTCACTGGATGATTTTTACAGAGAAATGACCGCTAAACTAGGGAAAAGCCTGGAAGATATTTTTCCTAAAGGCCTCCATAAAGATATCGGCCATTTTAATGTGTTTGATATTGCCCAGACTCTTGAACGGGTTAAAAATACTTCAGAAATGCCGTATAACAGGAGGAAGTATTACAAAATTAGCCTGATCAGAGGGAAGAACAGAGCGGAGTATGCCGATAAGACGATATCCATAGAACACAATGCATTGTTATTTGCCACTCCAAAGGTTCCTTATCATTGGATTCCGGAAGACACCCGGCAATCCGGTAGCTTTTGTGTATTTACGGAGGATTTTTTTATAAGAGAAACCTCCCACAATACCTTAGAAAATTTACCTATTTTTCAGCCCGGAGCAATTCCCATCTTTGAAATTAATGATGAACTGGCAGATGAATTAGAATTACTTTTTAAAAAGATAAAAAATGAAATAGATTCAGATTATGTATTTAAATATGATCTGATCAGAAATTACGTGTGGGAGCTTATTCATTACGGTCAAAAGTTGCAGCCTGCTTCAAAAATTCCAGTTTCAAAAGATGCTTCAATGAGGGTGGTTTCTTTATTTATAGAATTGTTAGAAAGGCAGTTTCCTATAGAATCCCTTGAACAGAGATTACAATTAAGAGCCGCAAATGATTATGCAGAAAGGCTGTCCGTACATGTTAATTATCTCAACAAAAGATTAAAAGAAAGTACCGGAAAAACCACGACGGAATTTATCGGTGATCGTATCATTCAAGAAGCAAAAATTCTTTTGAAGCAAACCCAATGGAATGTATCTGAAATTTCTTATGCTCTTGGTTTCGAAGAAATTGCCCATTTTTCAAACTTTTTTAAAAGAAAAACCACATTTACCCCTTTAGAATTTCGATCCTGATTTGAATTTTGCAAATTTCGGATTGATTTAGGTAAACTCTTTCTACTGTAAATGCCCCAACTTTGTATCACTAAAACAACCAAAAATATGGAAGCAAAAACAAAAATAGTATTGGTAACCGGAGGAAGCCGCGGATTAGGTAAAAACTCAGCCCTTAAAATTGCCCAAAAAGGACTGGATGTTATCATTACATATAGAAGCAATAAAGAAGAAGCAGAAGCTGTAGTGGAGGAAATAAAAGCAATGGGCAGAAAAGGAACAGCTTTTCAGTTAGATACTAAAGATCGTAAAAGTTTTGATGCATTTGTGAAAAACGTTACTGATTACGTAAAAGAGACTACTGGAAATGCTGCTATTGATTACCTTGTGAATAATGCAGGAACCGCTTTATATGCTCCAATTACAGAAGTAACGGAAGAGCAGATGGATGATATGCTGGATATTCATTTCAAAGGAGTCTTTTTCTTAACTCAAAAATTATTGCCTTTCATCAATGATGGGGGAGGAATTATCAATATCTCTTCTGGATTGGCCAGATTTGCAACACCTGGTTCATCTGTATATGGTTCTATAAAAGCAGGAGTGGAAATGTTGACTAAATATATGGCCAAAGAATTGGGCTCCAGAAAAATAAAAGCAAATGTAATAGCGCCAGGCGCTATTGAAACCGATTTCGGAGGCGGAAGAGTAAGAGATAATAAAGAAATCAATGATATGATAGCTGGTTCAACAGCTTTAGGAAGAGTAGGGCTTCCCGACGATATTGGTGGAGTGGTGGCATTTCTATGCACTGATGATGCAGGATGGATTAACGGGCAAAGAATTGAGGCTTCAGGAGGAATGTTTCTTTAAAAGACAGCATCAATAATATAATATTTCATAATTTTTTTCTGGTATACAAGTAAAACAAGAAGAACCGGTAAAGCATGCCGGTTCTTTTATTTTTTATAATTGTCTATTAGTCGATCGGATCAACAGGAATGGGCGGCTGGCATTCTTGTTCCCTGCATCCTGACCCATAATAATAACAGTAGTCTCCGTAGATTTTACATGTTACGTCTCCTCCGCCTGTGATCATTTTCAGTTCATTCTTGGCTAATTTTTTTCCTCTGTTTAAATGTTGCTTGTTCATGGTTTGATATTTAAAGAGTTACATATGACGAATATACGGAAAATATCAAATATAAATCCCGTATTAGGGATAAATAAGCTTTGTGATGATCTCAAACTAATGTGTTTGTTGTCTTGTATTGAAATAACAGCATGTGAAAACAAAAGTCCATCCCTTTTTGAGATAGACTTTTAAGTAGATTAATAACGGTATTAATTTAGGATTAAAAAGGAGCTTTACATTCCGGTTCACCGCAGTATTTCCCATATTCTTTACATTCTGTAAAACCTTCCGGCCTGCATATTTTTAAGCCACCTTTGATGGTGATCAATTGTTTTTTGTTCAGTTTTCTACCGTTAAGTTGAATGTTGTTTTTCATAGTTTAGATTTTATAGATTGATTGTTATTAAGGTCTGCATATTTTTTGCCCGCAATGAGGTGAAATCATAGCACAGCCATTTTCATCAACATTGGTGGGGCATGGCTCCATATGAGGCAGGCAGATTTTCTGAGCAGGCATGCAGTCAAGCATACCCCCTGCAATAATTTTTAATTCCTTTTTACTGAGTTTTTTTGCTTGTAGAGAAGTGTATTTTTTCATGATAGTGATCATTTGGTTATTGTTTTAATTCAAAGGCTCTCTGGGTTGTTCCGGCTTACATTGGTCTTCTGCACATTTAGGATGATACTGTCTGCATCTTAATGAAGGATCAAGACACATTAAAAGTCCTCCGTTGATGGTTCGCAGTTCTTTTTTATTAAGTTTCTTAGCGTTTAGGGATACTTTGTTTTTCATGATTCTGATTTTTAATGAGTTGTATATTACGAATATATGAAAAGTTTCAACAGTAAATCACCTATTGAAGAAAAATATTAATAAAGATATGCCTTTTTATACTTGAAAAAAATGAATAAGTTCTCTATTGATAAGTAAAAAAACAGGCAGTTTTTGAAAATGCTTATACTTTTGAAAGGTTTTCAAGGGCTCTTTCCAGGGTTTCCTGTTTCTTGGCAAAGCATAACCTGATCACATTTTCATTCAGCTTGTTTTTGTAAAATGAAGAAAACGGAACACTGGCCACCTTATGATTGATCGTCAGTTCACTGGCAAAATCGAAATCATTTTTATCTGAAATTTTAGTGTATTTTACAGCCTGAAAATAGGTCCCTTCACAATCCAATAATTCAAAAGAAGTTCCTGAAAGCCCCTTTCTCAGAAAATCTCTTTTTTCCTGAAAGAACTGATTAAGATGAAGATAATGTTCATCATTTTTCATATACTCTGCCAATGCAAGCTGAATAGGAGTATTCACACAAAAAACATTAAACTGATGTACTTTTCTGAACTCATCCATTAAAGCTTTGGGAGCAGCACAATATCCCACTTTCCAGCCTGTAACATGGAAAAGTTTTCCAAATGAAGCCACAAGAAGACTTCTTTCTTTAAGTTCAGGATATTTACAGATGCTTAAATGCTGTTTTCCATCAAAAACAATATTTTCATACACTTCATCACTTAAAATAAGAATCGAAGTGCCTTTTACCAATTGAATCAATTCATTAATATCTTCCTCCTTTAAGATTTTTCCAGATGGATTATTCGGATTATTGAGAATAATCATTTTGGTTTTATCGTTTACCAGACTTTTTACAGTTGCCCAGTCGATTTGATAATCCGGCGCTTTCATTTCAAAACGTTTTACAATACCTCCAAAAAGCTCCACAGTAGGCTCATAGCAGTCGTAAGCAGGTTCAAAAATAATGACTTCATCATCTTTTTTGATAAAAGCAGCAATAGTGGTAAAAATAGCTTGGGTCCCGCCTGCAGTAACTGTAATTTCCGAATCCGGATGATAAGAACTCTGGTGGCTGTTTTCAATTTTTCTTGCGATTTCTTCCTTTAGGCCCATCATTCCTCCTAATGGAGCATATTGATTAAAACCTTTTTTTACAAAGTGATCTACATTGTTTAATAATTCGGAATCCGGCATGAAATCAGGGAATCCCTGAGAAAGGTTGATTGCTTCATTTTCATTGGCCAGCTGCGTCATTTGGCTGAAAATAGTAGTTCCCACATTGGAAAGTTTTGATAAAGGAAGTTGTATCATAAAAACAGATTTTGTTGATACCGAATTTAATGAATTATTTAAAATGTTGCTCATTTAAATACTTCTATTATTATCAATGTTTCTCATGCTGTAAAAATTCTTTTTAGACAGTGTACAGTATTTATAAGAGTTTTTTTTTGGTTGGAAAACGCAAGGGCGCAAGGAATTATCATAGGAACTGTTTTTAGGGCGCAAGAGAATCTAAGATTCTCAGCAAGGTAAGTTTTTAAAGATTTTATATTCTATTGATGGTATTTAAAATATCTGCGTAATTAGTAAAATCTTCGAGATTTTTTAGATTGGAAAACGCAAGGGCGCAAGGAATTATCATAGGAACTGTTTTTAGGACGCAAGAGAATCCGGGATTCTCAGCAAGGTAAGTTTTTAAAGATTTTATATTCTATTGATGGTATTTAAAATATCTGCGTAATTAGTAAAATCTTCGAGATTTTTTAGGTTGGAAAACGCAAGGGCGCAAGGAATTATCATAGGAACTGTTTTTAGGACGCAAGAGAATCCGAGATTCTCAGCAAGGTAAGTTTTTAAAGATTTTATATTCTATTGATGGTATTTAAAATATCTGCGTAATTAGTAAAATCTTCGAGATTTTTTAGGTTGGAAAACGCAAGGGAGCAAGGAATTATCATAGGAACTGTTTTTAGGGCGCAAGAGAATCTAAGATTTTCAGCAAGGTAAGTTTTTAAAGATTTTATATTCTATTGGTGGTATTTAAAATATCTGCGTAATCAGCAAAATCTGCGAGACTTTTTTAGGTTGGAAAACGCAAATAATTTAAATAATATGGTGTTTTTAAGGCGCAAAAGGATGCAAGATTCTCAGCAAGGAAAGCTGCCGAAAAACTTCTATCATCATATTTAACCGTACACAATTTTATCGGAAATAAAATCTTTGCGCCTTACCACTGTATGAATCTAAAAAACTTTGCGTCTTCGCGTTATCCAACAAATCACGGCCCATTTCTACAATAAAAGCAATTTAAACGATTGTTTGAAAAATATGTTTTTTTGCTTTTAAATATGCTGAATGATGCTTACATTTGTTATGCTAAAAATAATTTTTTAAAACCAATGATCATGAAAATTAAGAAGATTGAGTTTCCGGCAAGATCCATTTTGTCTCAGGGAAATGAAAAGTTTGATTATGCAGATAGTTTTGAAGGCGGACTGGTAGGAAATGGACAGAATTTCACTATTGCCCAGATTGGGAAAGCTTTTTTTCACAAGTGGGCCAACATGGGGAAAGAGAATGTTTGCTTTCAGAAACAGAGTAGTGGGATTCTTCGGCTTGAAAACAGGTACAGAGAGTAATCCGGTAAAAGAAGCTGATAGTTTTACATGTGAAGTCGGAGAACGTGTAGGTCTTTTTAAAGTTTTTAATAAAACAAGTAACGAGATTGTTCTTGGAGAAGATGATAAACATTTGGATTTCAGGGTTTCCCTTTTATTTGATAAGAACCAAGGTGGGCAGGATGAAAACTCCTTAACCATTTCCACTACAGTAAAGTTCCATAACTGGCTGGGGGTATTGTATTTTTTACCAGTACGTCCTTTTCATAGACTCATTGTTCCAGCAATGCTTAAGAATATAATAGGCAAGCTGGAAAGTGCCCAACAATAATTTCAAAGGGTAAGTGTCGGCATACAGACATTTACCCTTTATTTTTTTTCAAATAAGTCTACTTTTTTGTTATCTAAATACAAATTTCAGGAAGAATGTTGATAAAAAATGAAGAGTAAAATTCGGATAATTTTAGACAATTTCGTACTTTTGTATGTTTGCTGAAATTATATATGTCACAAGAAATAAATCCAACCTACTCCGAAGAGAATATCAGAACCCTCGATTGGCAGGAACATATCCGTCTGCGTCCCGGCATGTACATCGGGAAACTGGGTGACGGATCCTCTGCCGATGATGGTATTTACATTTTGCTTAAAGAAATTCTGGATAACTCCATTGATGAGTTCAGGATGAGAGCCGGAAAAAGAATTGAAATAAAGCTGGATGACGGCAAAGTTACCATTCGTGATTTTGGGCGTGGAATTCCACTCGGGAAGATGGTAGATGCCGTTTCTAAAATGAATACCGGAGGTAAATACGACAGTAAAGCGTTCAAAAAATCTGTCGGACTGAATGGGGTGGGGACAAAAGCTGTAAATGCCCTTTCAGACTACTTTAGAGTACGCTCTTTCCGTGATGGAAAAATGAAAGCAGCGGAATTCTCCCGCGGTATGATCAAAGAAAACTTTGATGAAAAAGAAACTTCAGACAGAAACGGAACTGAAATTTCTTTTATTCCTGATGGAGAAATTTTCCAACATTTCAAATACAGAAAAGAGTATATCGAAAGAATGTTACGCAACTACGCGTATCTGAATCCGGGATTGAAAATACTATTCAATGGGGAAACCTATTTTTCTGAAAACGGTCTGAAAGATCTTTTGGAAGAAGAACTGGAAAGCGATATCCTTTATCCGATTGTTCATTTAAAGGATGAAGATATTGAAGTCGCCATTACCCATTCTGATAAATCACAAACGGAAACTTATTTCTCATTCGTTAACGGACAGAATACAACACAGGGAGGTACTCATCTGAATGCTTTCCGTGAAGCATATGTAAAAACGATCCGTGAGTTTTTCAATAAAAGTTTTGATGCTTCTGATATCAGAAAATCAATCATTGCTGCGATTTCCATCAATGTAGAAGAGCCGGTTTTCGAATCTCAGACCAAAACGAAGCTGGGATCTAATGATATGGGACCTAATGGACCTACCGTAAGAACCTTTATCATTGATTTTCTAAAAAAGTAAACTGGATAATTTCCTGCATAAAAACCCTGAAATAGCTGAAGCCATTCAAAGAAAGATTCTGATCTCTGAGAGAGAGAGAAAAGAACTTTCCGGAATCCAGAAGCTGGCCAGAGAAAGAGCTAAAAAAGTATCTCTTCACAATAAGAAACTTCGTGACTGCAGACAGCATTATAACGATCAGAAAGCTGAGCGAAAAGGAGATACGCAGATCTTTATCACCGAAGGAGACTCTGCATCAGGATCTATCACCAAGTCAAGAGATGTAGAAACACAGGCGGTATTCTCATTAAAAGGAAAGCCTTTGAACTGCTATGGATTGACGAAGAAAGTAGTGTACGAGAATGAAGAGTTTAACCTTCTTCAGGCTGCTTTAAATATTGAAGAAAGCTTAGAAGACCTGAGATACAATCAGGTAATTATTGCAACGGATGCCGATGTGGATGGAATGCACATCCGCCTGTTGATGATTACATTCTTCCTGCAATTTTTCCCGGATCTGATTAAAAATGGACACCTTTATATTCTTCAAACCCCATTATTTAGGGTGAGAAATAAAAAAGAAACCCGATATTGTTATTCAGAAGCGGAGCGGGTAAAAGCGTTGAATGATCTTGGAAAAAATCCTGAAATCACCCGATTTAAGGGATTAGGGGAGATTTCTCCGGATGAGTTTAAGCATTTCATCGGAAAAGATATCCGTTTAGAGCCGGTAGTGGTTGGAAAAGATCAGACCATAGAGCAGCTATTAGAATTTTATATGGGTAAAAATACACCCGACAGACAGACTTTCATTCTTGAGAACTTGGTAGTGGAAGACGATTCTGAAATTGATAAAAAACACATTCTTGATGAAGTAAGCAGCTAACAACTGATGAACACCATATAAGAATCACAATGAGATTAAGTAACCGTAGTAAAACATCATTTTATAACTTTATTAATACACTGTTGATAATGATTGCAGTGTTTGGAATAGTTGGGTTTTTAGCCAATGAATACAGATTTAATGTATTAGGAGTTGAAAGCTATTTGATGATAATTGTTCCCATATTATTATTAGTAATCTTTCATCTTAACGGGCGGCAGATTTTTGAATATGACAGTGATGGAGAAGCACTGCATTTTAAAAACAGGAATATCATTCCTTTTTTGAGCAAACCTCTCCATGATGAGTTTCCGAAATATAAACTGATAAAATATGACGTAATTAATATTTTCTTTATCAAAAGATTATATATTACCGTCTCAAGTAAGAATAATGGATCTACGATTCTGAAGTACCAGGTTTCTTACTTGACCAGAAAAGAAATAAACGATTTAAAACTCTCTCTGAATAAAGTGGTAAAAGCTAATAAAGAGAAAAAAGATTAATATAACAGATGACGACAGAAGAATATTCGCATGAGGGAGAAAGCCTGAAGAAAGTTTCCGGTCTCTACAAAGACTGGTTTCTGGATTATGCTTCCTATGTGATTTTGGATAGAGCCATTCCTTCGATATTTGATGGGTTAAAACCTGTTCAGCGAAGAATTATGCACTCTATGCGGGAACTGGAAGATGGCCGTTACAATAAGGTGGCCAATATCGTGGGAAACACCATGAAATATCACCCTCACGGTGATGCTTCCATTACAGACGCCATGGTTCAGATTGGGCAAAAAGAACTCCTGATAGATACTCAGGGGAACTGGGGAAATATCTATACAGGAGATTCTGCAGCAGCAGCGAGGTATATTGAAGCCAGGCTGACCCCTTTTGCCCTGGAAGTAGTCTTTAATCCCAAAACTACCGAATGGACAAAATCCTATGATGGTAGAAATAATGAGCCCATTGATCTTCCGGTAAAATTTCCACTGCTTCTTACACAAGGGGTAGAAGGAATTGGAGTAGGGCTTTCTACAAAGATCCTTCCGCATAACTTTAATGAGCTTATCAATGCATCTGTAGCCTATCTAAAAGGAAAGAAATTTGAGATCTATCCGGACTTTTTTAACAGCTGGTTATCTGGATGTATCAGAATATAATGATGGTCATAGAGGCGGAAAAGTAAGAGCCAGAGCCAAAATTACCCAGACGGATAAACATACGCTGGTGATTTCTGAGCTTCCATATTCCAAAACAACAAGTGACCTGATTGATTCTATCTTGAAAGCCAATGAAAAAGGGAAGATCAAGATCAAGAAAATTGAAGACAATACTTCTGATAAAGTCGAAATTCTGATTCATATTCATAACGATGTTTCTCCGGATAAGACGATTGATGCCCTGTATGCCTTTACAGACTGCCAGGTAACAATTTCTCCGAATGCCTGTGTGATTGTTGGTGATAAACCAATGTTCATGAATGTTTCCGATATTCTGAAAATGAATACGGATCATACAGTTTCGTTATTGAAAAAAGAACTTGAAATAGAACTTCATGAGCTTCAGGAAAGCTGGCATTTCTCCTCCCTGGAAAGAATCTTCATCGAAAACAGAATTTATCACGATATTGAAGAAGTGAAGAGCTGGGAAGACGTCTTAATAACCATTGATAAAGGATTAAAGCCTCATACCAAGCATCTTTTAAGAGCCGTAACTGAGGAAGATATTCTAAAATTGACGGAGATCAGAATCAAGAGAATTTCAAGATTCGATTTAGATAAATTTAAAGAAAATATAGCTTCTCTTGAAGGTAAAATTGAGCAGGTAAAACATCACCTTGCCAACCTGATAACGTATGCTATTGATTATTACTTAAATATTCAGAAGAAATACGGAAAAGACAAGCAGAGAAAAACAGAACTGAGAATCTTTGATACCATTGATGCCACTAAAGTAGCTGTAGCCAATGAGAAGTTCTATGCCAACTTTGAAGAAGGCTTCATTGGAACTTCACTGAAGAAAGATCAGTATATGTTTGACTGCTCAGATATTGATGATATCATTACTTTCAGAAAAGACGGCAGCATGAAAGTGGTAAAAGTGGAAGCTAAAACATTTATCGGAAAAGATATTCTCCACGTTGCTGTATGGAAGAAAAATGATAAGAGAACGGTGTACAATATGATCTACCGTGAAGGGAGAGAAGGACCTTATTATATGAAACGTTTCTCTGTAACCGGAGTCACAAGAAATACAGATTATCCGTTAGCATCAGACAAAAAAGGCTCGGAAACGTTATACTTCTCAGCCAACCCAAATGGGGAAGCAGAAACCGTTTCGGTACTTTTAAAGCCAAATCCTAGAATCAGAAAGAATAAAATGGAGATCAATTTCTCCGATCTGGCCATTAAAGGAAGAGATTCAAAAGGAAACCTGGTGACGAAATATGCGGTGAAGAAAGTAGACCTTAAAGAAGAAGGGGTTTCTACACTGGCACCAAGAAGAATTTGGTTTGATGATACGGTAAGAAGACTGAATGCTGATGCAAGAGGTACCTTATTGGGAAGCTTCAAAGGAGATGATAAAATTTTAACAATCAATACCAACGGTGAAGTAAAATTGGTTTCTTTTGATTTAGGAAACCGTTTTGATGATGAATATCTGGTATTGGAAAAGTGGAAACCTGAGCAGCCGATTACCTGTATTTATTATGATGGGGAAAAGCAAATCTATTTTATCAAACGATTCCTGCTGGAAAATACGGTAAACGTACAGACCTTTATGCCATCCGAGCATCCGAACTCATTCATTGAAAATGTAATCGTTGCCAATGATGTAACCGCAGAAATTATTTTTGCAAAAGATAAAGGCAAAGATCGTGATCCGGAAACCATCAATATCGACGAGTTTATTGCCGTAAAAGGAATAAAAGCGATAGGCAATCAGTTTACGAAATTTAAAGTAAAAGCCATTAATATTACCATCCCAGAACCTGTAGAAGAAGAACCGGAAGTATATGAAGATCCGGAACCAACAGGAGATATGGATGAAGATGGTGGGATTATCGGAGATCTGTTTCAAGCTGAAGAGGGAAATGAAACTGAGTAGGGAGATCATTCTTTTTACTTAACAATCAATAAAAAAACATCAGATGGATATAATTGTTTTGATCATTATTGCGGTTACTTGTGTATTCAGTTACATGGGTTTCAACAATACGCTTTTATTTGAAAAATATAAATTCAATGTTGGAGCAATTGCTAACCGTAAAGAATATATAAGACTGATAAGTTCTGCATTTTTACACGCAGATTTTATGCACCTGTTCTTTAATATGCTTTCCTTATACTTCTTTCAGGGAGTGGTGGTTCATATCTTTGGAGAAATTGGGTTTTTAATTATCTATTTTGGATCCATGATCCTTGGAAACCTGTTTAGTTTACAGATTTATCAGAAACAACCGTGGTATTCGGCAATCGGAGCTTCAGGAGCTGTTTCGGGAATTATTTTTGCCTCTATAGCAATGGCCCCGAATGAGATCAGTGTGAATTTCTTACCGGGATGGCTATTCGGAACATTGTATTTTGGATATTCTGTATACATGATGCTGAATCCTAAGCAATGGGATAATCTGGGACATGCTGCCCACCTTGGAGGAGCCTTTTTCGGATTGGTATATTCTATTGTGTTACATCCACAGTTGGCCATGAGTAATATTGTATATCTTGGGGTGATGTCACTACCATTAATTTATCTGGGGTATCAGATTTTTGTAAGGAAACGAATAAGATAAAAAGACTATTTTTAATCTAAAATATCAAA of the Chryseobacterium capnotolerans genome contains:
- a CDS encoding SDR family NAD(P)-dependent oxidoreductase, which produces MEAKTKIVLVTGGSRGLGKNSALKIAQKGLDVIITYRSNKEEAEAVVEEIKAMGRKGTAFQLDTKDRKSFDAFVKNVTDYVKETTGNAAIDYLVNNAGTALYAPITEVTEEQMDDMLDIHFKGVFFLTQKLLPFINDGGGIINISSGLARFATPGSSVYGSIKAGVEMLTKYMAKELGSRKIKANVIAPGAIETDFGGGRVRDNKEINDMIAGSTALGRVGLPDDIGGVVAFLCTDDAGWINGQRIEASGGMFL
- a CDS encoding methionine aminotransferase, which encodes MIQLPLSKLSNVGTTIFSQMTQLANENEAINLSQGFPDFMPDSELLNNVDHFVKKGFNQYAPLGGMMGLKEEIARKIENSHQSSYHPDSEITVTAGGTQAIFTTIAAFIKKDDEVIIFEPAYDCYEPTVELFGGIVKRFEMKAPDYQIDWATVKSLVNDKTKMIILNNPNNPSGKILKEEDINELIQLVKGTSILILSDEVYENIVFDGKQHLSICKYPELKERSLLVASFGKLFHVTGWKVGYCAAPKALMDEFRKVHQFNVFCVNTPIQLALAEYMKNDEHYLHLNQFFQEKRDFLRKGLSGTSFELLDCEGTYFQAVKYTKISDKNDFDFASELTINHKVASVPFSSFYKNKLNENVIRLCFAKKQETLERALENLSKV
- a CDS encoding DUF2867 domain-containing protein; this translates as MFAFRNRVVGFFGLKTGTESNPVKEADSFTCEVGERVGLFKVFNKTSNEIVLGEDDKHLDFRVSLLFDKNQGGQDENSLTISTTVKFHNWLGVLYFLPVRPFHRLIVPAMLKNIIGKLESAQQ
- a CDS encoding helix-turn-helix domain-containing protein, whose amino-acid sequence is MEKIAHSSLDDFYREMTAKLGKSLEDIFPKGLHKDIGHFNVFDIAQTLERVKNTSEMPYNRRKYYKISLIRGKNRAEYADKTISIEHNALLFATPKVPYHWIPEDTRQSGSFCVFTEDFFIRETSHNTLENLPIFQPGAIPIFEINDELADELELLFKKIKNEIDSDYVFKYDLIRNYVWELIHYGQKLQPASKIPVSKDASMRVVSLFIELLERQFPIESLEQRLQLRAANDYAERLSVHVNYLNKRLKESTGKTTTEFIGDRIIQEAKILLKQTQWNVSEISYALGFEEIAHFSNFFKRKTTFTPLEFRS
- a CDS encoding bacteriocin, giving the protein MKNKVSLNAKKLNKKELRTINGGLLMCLDPSLRCRQYHPKCAEDQCKPEQPREPLN
- a CDS encoding rhomboid family intramembrane serine protease — encoded protein: MDIIVLIIIAVTCVFSYMGFNNTLLFEKYKFNVGAIANRKEYIRLISSAFLHADFMHLFFNMLSLYFFQGVVVHIFGEIGFLIIYFGSMILGNLFSLQIYQKQPWYSAIGASGAVSGIIFASIAMAPNEISVNFLPGWLFGTLYFGYSVYMMLNPKQWDNLGHAAHLGGAFFGLVYSIVLHPQLAMSNIVYLGVMSLPLIYLGYQIFVRKRIR